Proteins from one Doryrhamphus excisus isolate RoL2022-K1 chromosome 19, RoL_Dexc_1.0, whole genome shotgun sequence genomic window:
- the eif2b2 gene encoding translation initiation factor eIF-2B subunit beta translates to MPGGDRETDLTERVEAFLSDLKRGGSGIGPLRGSAETARETTSLLRRITSQARWSSAGDLMEIIRKEGRRMAAAQPSETTVGNMIRRVLKIIREEYARSRGSSEETDQQESLHKLLTSGGLSEENFRQHFAPLKANVIEAINELLTELEGTTDNIAMQALEHIHSNEVIMTIGRSRTVEAFLEDAARKRKFHVIVAECAPFCQGHEMATSLSKAGIETTVIADAAIFAVMSRVNKVIIGTQTVLANGGLRAVNGTHTLALAAKHHSTPLIVCAPMFKLSPQFPNEEDTFHKFVSPHEVLPFTEGEILSKVNAHCPVFDYVPPELITLFISNIGGHAPSYIYRLMSELYHPEDHEL, encoded by the exons atgccCGGGGGCGATAGAGAAACGGACCTGACGGAGAGAGTCGAGGCTTTTTTGTCCGACCTAAAGCGAGGGGGCAGCGGGATAGGACCTCTGCGGGGCTCGGCGGAGACAGCCCGGGAAACGACATCCCTGCTCCGAAGAATTACATCCCAGGCTCGGTGGAGCAGTGCAG GTGATCTAATGGAAATAATCCGGAAGGAGGGGAGGAGAATGGCTGCTGCCCAACCGTCAGAGACCACCGTTGGGAACATGATCAGACGTGTGCTGAAGATAATCAGAGAGGAGTATGCAAG GTCTCGAGGGAGCAGCGAGGAGACGGACCAGCAGGAATCCCTACACAAGCTGCTGACATCTGGGGGTCTCAGCGAGGAGAACTTCAGGCAGCATTTTGCTCCTCTGAAAGCTAACGTCATCGAAGCCATCAACGAGTTGCTGACAGAGCTTG AGGGAACCACCGACAACATCGCCATGCAGGCTCTGGAGCACATCCACTCCAATGAGGTCATTATGACTATCGGACGCTCTCGCACCGTGGAGGCCTTCCTGGAAGATGCCGCTCGCAAGCGCAAGTTCCACGTCATCGTTGCCGAGTGTGCACCTTTTTGTCAG GGACACGAGATGGCGACCAGTCTGTCAAAAGCTGGCATCGAGACGACGGTAATCGCAGACGCCGCCATATTTGCGGTCATGTCTCGTGTGAACAAG GTGATCATCGGGACGCAGACAGTTCTTGCCAACGGAGGCCTGAGGGCCGTCAACGGGACGCACACTCTTGCCCTGGCTGCCAAGCACCATTCCACGCCGCTCATTGTTTGCGCTCCAATGTTCAAGCTCTCGCCTCAG TTTCCAAATGAGGAGGACACCTTTCATAAGTTTGTCTCTCCTCACGAGGTGCTTCCATTCACTGAAG GAGAGATCCTCTCCAAGGTGAACGCGCACTGTCCCGTCTTTGACTACGTCCCGCCTGAGCTCATCACGCTCTTCATCTCCAACATTGGCGGACACGCGCCGTCCTACATCTACAGACTTATGAGCGAACTCTACCACCCTGAAGATCACGAACTGTAA
- the tmed10 gene encoding transmembrane emp24 domain-containing protein 10 — MARLAALLLLPVLIESAFSISFFLPVNSRKCLREEIHKDVLVTGEYEISEQANTKTNLKITDSSSHTLYSKEDATKGKFAFTTEDYDMFEVCFESKSPMGTGRVPDQLVNLDMKHGVEAKNYEEIAKVEKLKPLEVELRRLEDLSESIVNDFAYMKKREEEMRDTNESTNTRVLYFSIFSMCCLIGLATWQVFYLRRFFKAKKLIE, encoded by the exons ATGGCTAGGCTGGCGGCGCTATTGCTGTTACCGGTTCTCATTGAATCGGCGTTTTCCATCTCTTTCTTTTTACCGGTTAACTCGAGGAAGTGTTTACGGGAAGAGATCCACAAAGACGTGCTCGTCACGGGGGAGTATGAAATAAGCGAACAGGCGAACACCAAAACGAACCTGAAG ATCACAGATTCCTCAAGCCACACTCTCTACTCCAAGGAAGATGCTACCAAAGGGAAGTTTGCATTCACCACAGAGGACTACGACATGTTTGAGGTGTGCTTTGAGAGCAAGTCCCCCATGG GAACTGGGAGGGTGCCAGACCAGTTGGTCAACCTGGACATGAAGCATGGTGTGGAGGCCAAAAACTACGAAGAG ATTGCCAAGGTGGAGAAGCTGAAGCCTCTGGAGGTGGAGTTGAGGAGACTAGAGGACCTGTCCGAGTCCATCGTCAATGACTTTGCTTACATGAAGAAAAGAGAGGAAGAGATGAGAGACACCAATG AGTCCACCAACACACGCGTGCTGTACTTCAGCATCTTCTCCATGTGCTGCCTCATTGGGCTGGCCACGTGGCAGGTCTTCTATCTGCGCCGCTTCTTCAAGGCAAAGAAGCTGATCGAGTAG
- the fosab gene encoding v-fos FBJ murine osteosarcoma viral oncogene homolog Ab, whose translation MMFNAFNPECDSSSRCSTASPAGDNVGYYPSPAGSYSSLGSPQSQDFTDLTASSASFIPTVTAISTSPDLQWMVQPLVSSVAPSHRAHPYDSRPSPAYPRGAMKAASSRPHSSTKRGKVEQISPEEEEKRRIRRERNKQAAAKCRNRRRELTDTLQAETDQLEEEKSSLQNDIANLLKEKEKLEFILAAHQPICKVPAELDTDFPVASISPAHSCLSTGSPQPSTTSIFSGTSTTTTTTTTSVVKMTDLDASAVLEESLDLLAKTELERSARSVPEVDLSSSLCAAQDWEVLHPSVSSSDFEPLCTPVVTCTPACTTFTSSFMFTFPEADTFPTCGVAHRRGSSSNEQSSDSLNSPTLLAL comes from the exons ATGATGTTCAACGCTTTTAACCCGGAGTGTGACTCCTCTTCCCGGTGCAGCACCGCGTCTCCTGCGGGTGATAACGTGGGCTACTACCCATCACCTGCCGGCTCTTACTCCAGCTTGGGCTCCCCACAGTCTCAG GATTTCACCGACCTGACAGCCTCAAGTGCCTCTTTCATTCCCACGGTCACAGCCATCTCCACCAGCCCAGACCTTCAGTGGATGGTCCAGCCTCTTGTCTCCTCCGTGGCCCCCTCACACAGAGCTCACCCCTACGACTCAAGACCCAGCCCTGCCTACCCTAGAGGGGCCATGAAGGCTGCTTCATCCCGGCCTCACTCCTCCACCAAGAGGGGCAAAGTGGAACAG ATTTCaccagaagaggaggagaagaggagaatCCGCAGAGAGAGAAACAAGCAGGCGGCTGCAAAATGCCGCAACAGGAGGCGAGAGCTGACAGACACCCTCCAAGCT GAAACTGATCAGCTCGAGGAGGAGAAGTCCAGCCTGCAGAATGACATTGCAAACCTTTTGAAAGAGAAGGAGAAGCTGGAGTTCATCCTGGCGGCCCACCAGCCCATCTGCAAAGTCCCAGCTGAGTTGGACACAGACTTCCCAGTGGCCTCCATCTCTCCTGCCCACTCCTGCCTGTCCACTGGGAGCCCCCAGCCAAGCACGACATCCATCTTCTCCGGCACCAGcaccactactaccaccaccaccaccagcgtGGTGAAGATGACCGACTTGGACGCCTCTGCCGTGCTGGAGGAATCCCTGGATCTCCTTGCCAAGACTGAGCTGGAGAGGTCGGCGAGGTCTGTCCCTGAGGTGGACCTGTCCAGCTCGCTGTGCGCCGCCCAGGACTGGGAAGTGCTGCACCCATCAGTGAGCAGCAGCGACTTTGAGCCCCTGTGCACACCCGTGGTGACCTGCACCCCGGCGTGCACCACCTTCACGTCCTCCTTCATGTTCACCTTCCCTGAGGCGGACACTTTCCCCACTTGCGGCGTGGCCCACAGGAggggcagcagcagcaacgAGCAGTCGTCTGATTCGCTCAACTCGCCAAcgctgctggccctttaa
- the LOC131106779 gene encoding protein c-Fos-like, with the protein MHPDSSAEFDSSSSCSTASPGGDTPGCSMHPSDSLSSAAEDVDSGDSDRLVPTASALSADAKCTLQPASVSFVSRGKRKGGSKKAKPPSGRKGQKEQPSKEEEERRRIRRERNKIAAAKCRNRRRELIDTLQAETDQLEEEKSSLQSEIEELLKEKERLEQVLASHESSCKLQQTEEQGEEDATMLQDAPASPQMLPESTTVQETDRCIPAAAILGNSNILLCSSADEAAALEDLKDDLDDLVPSLEMEAVASEVAGAEFVPDIMDLSGPLCLPDWETLYKSVAGDLECLPSSSPACNYRSVFSFNLSEMDALAEGDEALRGGLAASEFMMDGLNSPTLLAL; encoded by the exons atgcacccGGATTCCAGCGCTGAGTTCGACTCCTCGTCCAGCTGCAGCACAGCATCGCCTGGCGGGGACACCCCAGGGTGCAGCATGCATCCGTCTGACTCGCTTTCATCAGCagctgag GATGTCGACAGCGGTGATTCCGACCGTCTTGTCCCCACTGCAAGTGCACTCTCGGCGGACGCGAAGTGCACGCTGCAGCCTGCCTCGGTCTCCTTTGTCTCTCGGGGAAAACGTAAAGGTGGGAGCAAGAAGGCGAAGCCCCCCAGCGGCAGGAAAGGGCAGAaagagcag CCTTccaaagaagaggaggagaggaggaggattaGGAGGGAGAGGAACAAAATTGCTGCAGCAAAGTGCCGGAACAGGCGCAGGGAGCTGATAGACACCCTGCAAGCT GAAACTGACCAGCTAGAGGAAGAGAAGTCCAGCCTCCAGTCAGAGATAGAGGAGCTCCTGAAGGAAAAGGAGAGACTGGAGCAGGTCTTGGCCTCGCATGAGTCGTCCTGCAAACTCCAGCAAACTGAAGAGCAGGGCGAGGAGGATGCAACGATGCTGCAGGATGCGCCAGCTTCCCCACAGATGTTGCCTGAAAGCACCACAGTTCAAGAAACAGATCGTTGCATCCCAGCTGCGGCCATATTGGGCAACTCCAACATCCTGCTGTGCTCGAGCGCTGATGAAGCAGCAGCCCTGGAGGACCTAAAGGACGATTTGGATGACCTGGTGCCCAGCCTAGAGATGGAGGCGGTGGCGTCCGAGGTAGCCGGTGCGGAGTTCGTCCCCGACATCATGGACCTGAGCGGGCCCCTCTGCCTCCCCGACTGGGAAACCCTGTACAAGTCTGTGGCCGGTGACCTTGAATGTCTGCCGTCTTCCAGCCCCGCTTGCAACTACCGCAGCGTCTTCTCCTTCAACCTCTCAGAGATGGATGCCTTGGCGGAGGGCGATGAGGCTCTCAGAGGCGGTCTCGC